CCAATTGATGGTAAAAAGTTATATTTGGTGCTTACTGAGAAAGAATGTTATTTAAATTAAAAATCTTAGCAAATTTCTCATTGCTCCTAAACTTAGCCTTTCCAAGGCTTGCGGCTGCTGAAGACCGCAATTAGATGCAATCGGCTTGTGTGTGAGGAGACAGGTGAAACAACTGCAATTAATTAATATTCTGGGACTAGCAGCAACCGTATCAGTATTAATGGCTCAACCAGTACACGCCCAACTTGTGCAAGTCACCGGAGTGCAGCTTTCGCCAACTGAAAACGGTCTGGAAGTAATACTCGAAAACCCGGAGGGGACATCTCTTCAAGTCTTTACTAACCGTTATGGTCAGACCTTTGTTGCAGACATTGTTAATACCCAACTGGCTCTCCCGGACGGTAAAACTTTTCGTCAAGACAATCCAGTGGAAGGCATTGCTTCTGTTACTGTGACTCAGCAGACCCCCAATAGCGTCCGGGTAACGGTAACGGGTGAAATAGGTGTACCTTCAGGACAGGTAACACAAATTGATCGCGGTTTAGTGTTCAGTTTGACGCCAAAGGCAGATCCAACAGCAGTTCAGTCTACACCAGAAACGCCTGAATCCGAGACTGCCGAGGAGCCAACTGCTTCAGAGGAAGAAGAAATTGACATTGTGGTAACTGCTACACGTACAGAAGAACAGGCGCAGGACGTGCCGCGTTCTGTAACCGTGATTCGGCGCGAAGAGATTGAGCAACAGACACAATTAACACGGAACTTACAAGATATTTTGGGGAGATTAGTTCCTGGCTTAGCACCTCCTACTCAAAGCAGCAGTAACTTTGGGCAATCCCTCCGAGGGCGAAATGTATTGGTGTTGATTGATGGTGTTCCCCAATCTACGAGTCGGAACGCTTTCCGCGATTTGCGAACGATTGATCCTGCTGCCATTGAGCGCATTGAAGTTGTGCGCGGTCCCAGTGCAATTTATGGTGATGGAGCAACCGGCGGTGTGATCAATATCATTACGCGGCAACCGAGTGAGGAAAGACTGAGTTCTCAAACTGAGGTGGGAATAAGCGCTGCTTTGGGAGAGCTGCAAGGAGGAAGTTTTGGCAATAACATCCAGCACATCATATCTGGTACTCAGGATAACTTTGACTTCGCAGTGAGCGCAGCGTTGACAAATACTGCTGGCTTTTTTGATGCTGAAGGCGATCGCATTCCTCCTGACCCCAACGCTCAAGGTGGTTTCTCAGATGCCACAACCATCAACCTGTTTGGCAAGTTTGGTTGGAATATAGATGACCAACAACGCCTGCAACTAACATTTAACCGCTTTGACGATCAGCAAGATACAAACTTCACCACCGATCCAATTGTCAATACCCTGCCAGGCAGACAAAAAGCCCGCGCTCTAGAGGGTCTTAGATTAGATGAACTCCCAGGAACTGAAAACACATTATTCAATTTGCAATACACCCATGAGAATCTTTTCGGTAGCCAAGTTCAAGCTCAGTTGTACTATCGGGATTACCTAGCACGGTTTTTCCCCTTTGATGGTCGTACTTTTAGGAGTCTGGGTAACCAAATCTTTCAATCGCGGGTGGAATCAGAAAGATTTGGGGGGCGGTTACAGATTGAAACTTCTTTATTTAACGAAGGAGCCGCTAGGCTGTTATGGGGGTTAGACTACTCTAACGAAGATACATCCCAACCGGTTGACATATTCGATCAGGCAGCTTTTGTCGCTAGTGGGGGTTTAGATTTCCGCCGAATTGGCGAGCGCACTTGGACACCACTGTTGGAATTAAGCAGTTTGGGTTTGTTTGCTCAACTAAACTGGGATATTAGCGATCGCTGGATTGTTAATGGTGGCGTGCGTTACGAAAACGCCGACGTAAGCATTGATGACTTCACTACCTTAGCTAATCCCAACGTAATTATTCCGGGCGGAGACCTCGACTTCGATGCGACTCTGTTTAATATCGGTACAGTCTACTTCCTGACGGACGAACTGAGCGTATTTGCTAACTTTGCCCAAGGTTTTTCTCTCGCAGATATTGGCTTAGTCCTCCGCAATGCGTCCCCAGGCTTTTCTGTAGATTCTCTAAGCCCCCAACCGCAAAAAGTAGACAACTATGAAATTGGTGTACGCGGTCAATGGGATTCTGTTCAAGCATCCCTGTCCGCTTTCTATAACAGGTCAGACTTAGGTACAACCTTCACTGCTCCCGGAACAGTGATCCGCGCTCCAGAGCGAGTTTATGGTGTTGAAGCTGCCCTTGATGCTCAAGCAAACGATTGGCAACTCGGTGGCAGCCTTACTTTAGTAGCAGGTGAAATTGATAGAGGCGATGACGGAGACTACGAACCTCTAGATGGATTTCGGATTCCACCCTTGAAACTCGCTGCCTATGTAGAGAACGAGACACTACCAGGTTGGCGCAATCGCCTACAAGCTCTATTCTCCGGAAGCCGCGATGTCTTTGGTGATACTATTGCCTTTGGGAGAAGACCTGTAGAGAGCTACTTCACAGTAGACTACATCAGCAGTATTCAGCTCGGTTCAGGGACACTGCAAATAGGCATTGAGAATTTGTTTGATCGCCAATATTTCCCAGTTGTTTCTCAATTGCAGGTCAACGATACTGCATACTCTGCAGCTAGAGGCAGGACGTTGAGCATCAAATACTCAATAGATTGGTAAAAGCAATTAGCGATTGGCAGCTGATCGCTAGTGGTGTCATTAATATGCAGGAGGAAAGGTCTTGGTAGCAGTTGATGCTCACAACTTGAAGATTGCTTATGGTGATACTCTAATTGTTCCTGACCTTTCGCTCACGCTCTATCCCGGCGAAGTCACAGCACTGCTGGGACCAAATGGATCGGGAAAAAGTACGGTATTGTGTACTCTGGCACGGCTATTGCAGCCCAACAGGGGCGCAGTCTACCTGAATGGACGCAACATTACCAAGCTGCCGACAAGAGAGATAGCTCGCCAGTTAGCAATGCTGCCTCAGTCGTCTGAAGTGCCAGATGGAGTTACAGTCTGGGAATTGATCGGATATGGTCGCTATCCGCACCAGAACCTACTGGGCGGATTTTCTACTCAAGATCTTGCCGCCATGCGGTGGGCACTCAAAGTTACTAGGCTTGAGCCTCTAGCTGAAAGAGTAGTTGACACGCTCTCAGGTGGGGAACGGCAAAGAGCCTGGATTGCAATGGCGCTAGCTCAACAGACTCAGGTGCTGTTGCTAGATGAGCCAACCACATTTCTCGATATCCGTCACCAACTAGATGTGCTGTCTTTGGTGCGGGGGCTAAACCGCGAACATGGAATTACGGTAGGATGGGTGCTGCACGATTTGAACCAAGCAGCTGCCTATAGCGATCGCCTGATTATGTTGACAGGCGGTCAGGTAGTGGCGGCAGGCTCCCCGGCTGAAGTAATGACAGCAAGTACTATTCAGGAGGTGTTTGGGGTAGAAATGACTGTAATTCCCCATCCAATTAGCGGCTCCCCCACTTGCCTGCCGTGCAACTTAGGAAGCAGTACGAGCGGGTTTACTCCCTGTGCACCCAAAGATTATTCATTAAAACAGCAGGGGGAGCAGGGGAAGTAAAGATGCATAGCTTCAGCAGACGACGATTTTTGGCGACGGCAATTATTTCTGCCTTAGTAGTTGCCTGTACAGGAAATAAAGTAGAGAAACGGGTAGAGAGCTTATCCAGTCCCACTCTCACAAAAAAACCCACCCGGATTGTGGCGTTGGAATGGGTGTATGCGGAAGACTTGCTGGCACTGGGTATTCAGCCGGTTGGAGTAGCTGATATCAGTAGCTACAAACAGTTTGTCAATGTTCAGCCGAAGCTAGCAGACACTGTGGTTAATGTTGGCACGCGCCAGGAGCCGAGTTTAGAAGCGATCGCCAAATTGGAGCCTGACCTCATTCTCGGTGTAGAATTGCGGCATGAGATGATCTATGACACACTGTCGTCCATTGCCCCAACGCTGCTATTTAATCCCTATCCACCGCCAAACAAATTTAATCAGCTAGATGAGATGCAGCAAACTTTCCTGGCGATCGCCGATGCTGTAAACCGTCGTGATGCTGGAGAAGGAGTTTTGCAGCAGATGCGGGGAACTTTTAAGATTGCTGCCGATCGGTTGCGCTCAGCGGACTTCACAGGCAGCCCATTTATCCTGGCGCATTTTGTTCCAGGTACGCCCCAGCCGCGTTTGTTTACTGACAATGCGATGGCAGTGCAAGTTTTGACCCAAATTGGTCTAGAGAATGCCTGGCAAGGCGAAATTGATCGCTTTGGTTTTAATACAGTCGGAGTGGAAGCGTTGCCAGCCGTCGAGCAGGCTAACTTCCTCTATATTGCCGAAGAAGAAGATGTCCAATGGCAACAATTTCAGAATAACCCGGTCTGGAAAGGGCTGGAGTTTATTCAAGAAAGCCGCATTTATCCCATCGGGGCAGATACCTGGGTTTTTGGTGGTCCCTTATCAGCGCGGGTACTCGTCAATAATGTTGTTGCGGCTTTGTCTAACAGATGAGGAGATAGGAAGTTTGAATGGTGAAGTTTCATTCCTCATCCTTCGTGGTTTTTGGCGTTGGAGTGGTCTTGCTGCTGATACTCCTTTTTATCCACGTTATTCAGGGACAGGTGGGGCTTGATATTGCCACGATTATAACAGCAATCTTTTCACCAAATGACAGCACTGCTCATAACATTGTTCGCTATGTACGGCTACCTCGCTCTAGCATCGCTGTGCTTGTGGGTGTGGCGCTGGGAATAGCGGGGGTTTTGTTGCAAACGGTGACTCGCAACTCCTTAGCATCGCCAGCAACTTTGGGAATTAATGCTGGTGCTTATTTAGCTGTAACCACTACAGTGATTTTTGCGCCAGGGATATTTGCTTGGTCACCGGTAATGGTAGCGTTTGTGGGTGGGTTGTTAGCAGCATTACTGGTTTATGCGATCGCCTCGGCTGTAAAAGTTACACCAATTCGCCTCACCCTTGCTGGCGTTGCGGTTTCTCTAGCTCTCGCTGCTTTTACCGCTGCCCTCCTACTGTTCTACGAAAACGAAACAACTGGCTTGTTCCTCTGGGGGGCTGGTTCGTTGGTGCAAACGGACTGGAGCGGCACTATTTATGCAGCACCCAGGGTATTAATTGGAGTAGTTCTGGCGCTGCTGCTGGCTAAACCGCTGGATGTGCTATTGTTGGGCGATGAGGTAGGGCGATCGCTAGGGTCTAGGGTGCAGTTAACTCGCTTCATCAGTACATTAATCGCTGTGTTTCTGGCATCTGTGGCGGTGAGTGTAGTTGGACCAATTGGCTTTGTTGGTTTGGTTGCTCCCCACCTGGTACGGCTGATGGGATGTCGTAAACACCAGTTATTGCTACCTGGAGCAGCCCTGTGGGGTGCAGTTGTGCTGGTTGGTGCTGATATTGTGGCACAGCAGGTAACGACGAACCTGAGTGAATTACCAGCTGGCAGTGTCACCGCTTTGATTGGCGCACCATTTTTAATTTGGCTGGCTCGTTCATCGGAGCGCATGGGAACTGAGAAGGCACTCAGAGGCTCCCTCCATGTGGATTCGCGTCGCCTTGCCTATCCGGTTGTACTTTGGGGTGCTATCCTGTTACTCCTCATCGTCTTGGTAATGGGTTTGTCGTTTGGCGACATTGAGTTTAGCTTTGGTCAAATCGTCAACACTTTCCGAGACGGCGGTACTGCCCTGTCCGAACGAGTACTATTCAACCTACGTCTGCCTCGTCTGTTGGTGGCGGTGCTGGCAGGGGCAGCGCTAGCAGTGAGTGGCTTACTATTGCAGGGAGTGGTGCGGAATCCCTTAGCTGGACCAGAAATAGTCGGGATTACTTCGGGCGCTGGTTTTGGTGCTCTGCTCGTCCTTGTTTTGCTGCCGAATGCACCAATTGAAGCATTACCAGTAGCATCTTTTGTCGGTGCTTTTGCCGCTTTCGGAGTCGTTTATCTTGCTTCCTGGCAGGGTGGCATTTCGCCAGCGAGGTTAGCTTTGGTTGGCATTGCGGTTTCTGCCTTCTGCTCAGCTGGGATCAATCTGCTCGTTGTCATAGCAAAGCTGCAAGTGGCACAAGCACTGATCTGGCTTGCTGGTAGCACCTACGCCCGTCAATGGGATGAGTTGTGGAGATTGATGGCTTTGCCACTGGTTCTACTACCGCTAGCATGGCTGTTAGGTCGCTGGCTAGACTTGATGGCATTGGGGGAAGACTTACCCCGCACCCTGGGTATCCGGCTGCAACAGGCTCGAGGAATCTTAATTGCGATCGCCGTTTCCCTAGCTGCAGCGGCAGTTTCCACAGTGGGAACAATTAGCTTCGTTGGTCTAATTGCTCCCCATGCAGCACGCCTTCTAGTAGGCCACCGTCACCGTCAGTTAGTACCAATAACAGCACTCCTGGGAGCTATCTTGGTCACCTTGGCAGATACCGTTGGTCGTGTTGCCCTTGCTCCTAAAGAAATCCCCTCAGGTTTGGTCACGGCGCTCATTGGCACGCCTTACTTTTTATGGCTATTGTTGCCTAAAAGAATAGACTGAAGCAGAGGAGAATGTTTTGATACTCCCAGGGATATGCACCACTGGGATTATTGGCTCATCCAGTCCACTTAACAACAGGAGTTTCCCCCTAATGCCAGAGAGGGTTCTGTCCTCAAGCTTTTTGCTCCATTTCAGCAGCCTGTTTCCGAGTCCCTCCGCTGTGGTATTCCACCACAGCGGAGGGACTCGGTACAGTTTCAAACCTAAATCCTTGGTTCTGTGGTACTTGTTGCTTAAACAGGGAGTTCACTCTAAACCTCCTACGCGCGACCTAGCTCAGTTGAAGCGACGGGTCAGGTCTCATCTGCATAAACTCCAGAGGTTATCTGCTCGACTTGTGAAATATTTTAAGCATGCATTTATTGCTTATGCTGCTTAAAAAGATGCATACTCAATCATTGCCAGGTTAACAGGTATTAAATTAAGCGCAACAGCCACTTATGAATCGCAAAACAGCACCAGAGCGATCGCTTACTAAATCCCTGCAAGAATATTTGCGGGGGATTGCGGGTGGATTGTTGTTCAGTTTGCCACTACTCTACACGATGGAGGTGTGGTGGGCTGGATTTACTACCCATCCCTTACCCATGCTGATCTACGTTCTTGCCACCTTCACTCTGCTACTGGGTTACAACCGCTATGCTGGTTTACGCCGCTCTGCCAGTCCAGTGGAAGTAGCGATTGATTCTGTTGAGGAAATGGGATTGGGTTTAGTCATAGCCGCAGTTGTTCTTTGGCTGCTAGGACAGATCGCTGCTGATATGCCATTTAGCGAAATTGCTGGCAAAATTATTGTGGAAGCGATGACTGTTGCCATCGGTGTATCTATCGGTACTGCCCAATTGGGTGGTGCTGAGGGCGAGGCAAAAAGAGATAAGGGTATGCAGGGCGAAGCCTCCTGCTCCAGCTCTAGTCCAGTACCATTGCTAACAGAGAATAACAAGGAGTTTGGCGGACAGCTAACCCTTGCTTTGTGCGGAGCCGTGCTGTTTGCTGCTAACGTTGCGCCGACAGAGGAGATTATTGTGATTGCAATTCAAACTTCTGCTGGGAGACTGCTAGGTCTGGCGCTATTCTCGATGCTGCTAGCTACACTAATTCTGTTTTATAGTGACTTTACTGGCTCACAACGCTTTAGTCAGTCCAGAGGCATCAAAACCGTGATCTTTGGTGCAATTGTGACGTATGCAATCGCTCTAGTTGCTTCTGCTGCTATCCTCTGGTTT
This window of the Chroococcidiopsis sp. CCMEE 29 genome carries:
- a CDS encoding TonB-dependent receptor; translated protein: MKQLQLINILGLAATVSVLMAQPVHAQLVQVTGVQLSPTENGLEVILENPEGTSLQVFTNRYGQTFVADIVNTQLALPDGKTFRQDNPVEGIASVTVTQQTPNSVRVTVTGEIGVPSGQVTQIDRGLVFSLTPKADPTAVQSTPETPESETAEEPTASEEEEIDIVVTATRTEEQAQDVPRSVTVIRREEIEQQTQLTRNLQDILGRLVPGLAPPTQSSSNFGQSLRGRNVLVLIDGVPQSTSRNAFRDLRTIDPAAIERIEVVRGPSAIYGDGATGGVINIITRQPSEERLSSQTEVGISAALGELQGGSFGNNIQHIISGTQDNFDFAVSAALTNTAGFFDAEGDRIPPDPNAQGGFSDATTINLFGKFGWNIDDQQRLQLTFNRFDDQQDTNFTTDPIVNTLPGRQKARALEGLRLDELPGTENTLFNLQYTHENLFGSQVQAQLYYRDYLARFFPFDGRTFRSLGNQIFQSRVESERFGGRLQIETSLFNEGAARLLWGLDYSNEDTSQPVDIFDQAAFVASGGLDFRRIGERTWTPLLELSSLGLFAQLNWDISDRWIVNGGVRYENADVSIDDFTTLANPNVIIPGGDLDFDATLFNIGTVYFLTDELSVFANFAQGFSLADIGLVLRNASPGFSVDSLSPQPQKVDNYEIGVRGQWDSVQASLSAFYNRSDLGTTFTAPGTVIRAPERVYGVEAALDAQANDWQLGGSLTLVAGEIDRGDDGDYEPLDGFRIPPLKLAAYVENETLPGWRNRLQALFSGSRDVFGDTIAFGRRPVESYFTVDYISSIQLGSGTLQIGIENLFDRQYFPVVSQLQVNDTAYSAARGRTLSIKYSIDW
- a CDS encoding ABC transporter ATP-binding protein, whose product is MVAVDAHNLKIAYGDTLIVPDLSLTLYPGEVTALLGPNGSGKSTVLCTLARLLQPNRGAVYLNGRNITKLPTREIARQLAMLPQSSEVPDGVTVWELIGYGRYPHQNLLGGFSTQDLAAMRWALKVTRLEPLAERVVDTLSGGERQRAWIAMALAQQTQVLLLDEPTTFLDIRHQLDVLSLVRGLNREHGITVGWVLHDLNQAAAYSDRLIMLTGGQVVAAGSPAEVMTASTIQEVFGVEMTVIPHPISGSPTCLPCNLGSSTSGFTPCAPKDYSLKQQGEQGK
- a CDS encoding iron-siderophore ABC transporter substrate-binding protein, translating into MHSFSRRRFLATAIISALVVACTGNKVEKRVESLSSPTLTKKPTRIVALEWVYAEDLLALGIQPVGVADISSYKQFVNVQPKLADTVVNVGTRQEPSLEAIAKLEPDLILGVELRHEMIYDTLSSIAPTLLFNPYPPPNKFNQLDEMQQTFLAIADAVNRRDAGEGVLQQMRGTFKIAADRLRSADFTGSPFILAHFVPGTPQPRLFTDNAMAVQVLTQIGLENAWQGEIDRFGFNTVGVEALPAVEQANFLYIAEEEDVQWQQFQNNPVWKGLEFIQESRIYPIGADTWVFGGPLSARVLVNNVVAALSNR
- a CDS encoding iron ABC transporter permease; the encoded protein is MVKFHSSSFVVFGVGVVLLLILLFIHVIQGQVGLDIATIITAIFSPNDSTAHNIVRYVRLPRSSIAVLVGVALGIAGVLLQTVTRNSLASPATLGINAGAYLAVTTTVIFAPGIFAWSPVMVAFVGGLLAALLVYAIASAVKVTPIRLTLAGVAVSLALAAFTAALLLFYENETTGLFLWGAGSLVQTDWSGTIYAAPRVLIGVVLALLLAKPLDVLLLGDEVGRSLGSRVQLTRFISTLIAVFLASVAVSVVGPIGFVGLVAPHLVRLMGCRKHQLLLPGAALWGAVVLVGADIVAQQVTTNLSELPAGSVTALIGAPFLIWLARSSERMGTEKALRGSLHVDSRRLAYPVVLWGAILLLLIVLVMGLSFGDIEFSFGQIVNTFRDGGTALSERVLFNLRLPRLLVAVLAGAALAVSGLLLQGVVRNPLAGPEIVGITSGAGFGALLVLVLLPNAPIEALPVASFVGAFAAFGVVYLASWQGGISPARLALVGIAVSAFCSAGINLLVVIAKLQVAQALIWLAGSTYARQWDELWRLMALPLVLLPLAWLLGRWLDLMALGEDLPRTLGIRLQQARGILIAIAVSLAAAAVSTVGTISFVGLIAPHAARLLVGHRHRQLVPITALLGAILVTLADTVGRVALAPKEIPSGLVTALIGTPYFLWLLLPKRID
- a CDS encoding TIGR02587 family membrane protein; amino-acid sequence: MNRKTAPERSLTKSLQEYLRGIAGGLLFSLPLLYTMEVWWAGFTTHPLPMLIYVLATFTLLLGYNRYAGLRRSASPVEVAIDSVEEMGLGLVIAAVVLWLLGQIAADMPFSEIAGKIIVEAMTVAIGVSIGTAQLGGAEGEAKRDKGMQGEASCSSSSPVPLLTENNKEFGGQLTLALCGAVLFAANVAPTEEIIVIAIQTSAGRLLGLALFSMLLATLILFYSDFTGSQRFSQSRGIKTVIFGAIVTYAIALVASAAILWFFGRFDGIAPVICLAQTVVLGVAATLGASAGRLLLQ